The Oncorhynchus clarkii lewisi isolate Uvic-CL-2024 unplaced genomic scaffold, UVic_Ocla_1.0 unplaced_contig_5650_pilon_pilon, whole genome shotgun sequence genome has a window encoding:
- the LOC139405182 gene encoding octapeptide-repeat protein T2-like — MEESRRRAVEERRGGEQEERRGGVQEERRGGEQEERRGGVQEERRGGVQEEWRGGEQEERRGGEQEERRGGEQEEKRGGEQEERRGGEAWRRGVEESRRSGVEESRRRGVEESRKRGVEERSGGEQEERRGGEQEERRGGEQEERRGREQEERRGGE, encoded by the coding sequence atggaggagagcaggaggagggccGTGGAGGAGAGGCgtggaggagagcaggaggagaggcgtGGAGGAGTGCAGGAGGAGAGGCgtggaggagagcaggaggagaggcgtGGAGGAGTGCAGGAGGAGAGGCGTGGAGGAGTGCAGGAGGAGTGGCGtggtggagaacaggaggagaggcgtggtggagagcaggaggagaggcgtggtggggagcaggaggagaagcgtggaggagaacaggaggagaggcgTGGAGGAGAGGCGTGGAGGAGAGGCgtggaggagagcaggaggagtggtgtggaggagagcaggaggagaggcgtGGAGGAAAGCAGGAAGAGAggcgtggaggagaggagtggaggagagcaggaggagaggcgtggaggagagcaggaggagaggcggggaggagagcaggaggagaggcgtggaagagagcaggaggagaggcgtggaggagagtag